The Comamonas sp. GB3 AK4-5 genome includes a region encoding these proteins:
- a CDS encoding LysR family transcriptional regulator has protein sequence MNLAARDAPFLDSLRTLRCAAAVVVHGSALRAAKALHLSQPAVTRAIQKLEHVCGVALFERGGRGMAATVPGRLVSRRTQALLLLLEQGAKAAHALGARHHVALCSAQHFAARVTPSSLQALAAIALCGSEARAATHLQITPATVHRVLEQLQHLVGVHLFHRSTHGTRLTPAGDALLHRVQLAFAELRALHADLAPWRGEVRGELVIGALPLSVSLLLPTAVDAVFRAHPALKIRAVDGTYESLVQQLLRADIDLLLGALRFPPPDGIQQKVLMEDSLAVVAQAGHPVFALPKPGLADLLAHEWVLPLPHSPAESALHRAFAQAGLPPPTSRLYAGSPTLTRAVVLQTGRLALASLAEALGPEAAPLCIVPIPLPQTVRHIGMAWRSEGETAADLTSLLDVLQGTYAAAKPGPKKWLHRSAAITPISMSQSGAGQALSLAYTGAKP, from the coding sequence ATGAACCTCGCCGCACGCGACGCACCGTTTCTCGATTCGCTGCGCACGCTGCGCTGCGCGGCAGCCGTGGTGGTGCATGGCAGCGCGCTGCGTGCAGCCAAGGCCTTGCACCTCTCACAGCCCGCCGTCACCCGGGCCATCCAGAAGCTGGAGCATGTCTGCGGCGTTGCGCTGTTTGAGCGCGGCGGACGCGGCATGGCAGCCACGGTCCCAGGCCGGCTGGTCAGCCGGCGAACGCAGGCATTGCTGCTGCTGCTCGAACAGGGCGCAAAGGCCGCACATGCGCTGGGTGCACGGCACCACGTTGCACTCTGCTCTGCACAGCACTTTGCCGCACGCGTCACGCCTTCGAGCCTGCAGGCCCTGGCCGCCATCGCCCTCTGCGGCAGTGAAGCGCGTGCGGCCACGCACCTGCAGATCACGCCAGCAACTGTCCACCGCGTGCTGGAGCAATTACAGCATCTGGTGGGCGTTCACCTTTTCCACCGCTCCACGCACGGAACGCGCCTGACCCCGGCAGGCGATGCGCTGCTGCACCGCGTCCAGCTGGCGTTTGCAGAGCTGCGCGCCCTGCACGCCGACCTGGCACCGTGGCGCGGAGAAGTCCGTGGCGAGCTGGTCATCGGCGCACTGCCGCTGTCTGTCTCCCTGCTGCTCCCCACGGCGGTGGATGCCGTGTTTCGGGCCCACCCGGCACTGAAAATTCGGGCCGTCGATGGGACTTACGAAAGCCTGGTGCAGCAGCTGCTTCGGGCAGACATTGACCTGCTGCTGGGTGCACTGCGATTTCCACCTCCGGACGGTATTCAGCAAAAAGTGCTGATGGAGGACTCGCTGGCCGTGGTGGCCCAGGCCGGGCATCCCGTTTTTGCGCTGCCCAAGCCCGGGCTGGCCGATCTGCTGGCGCATGAATGGGTGCTGCCTTTGCCCCATTCCCCTGCAGAGTCCGCGCTGCACCGGGCCTTTGCCCAAGCCGGCCTGCCACCGCCCACAAGCCGCCTGTACGCAGGCAGCCCGACGCTGACACGCGCCGTCGTACTGCAAACGGGGCGGCTGGCGCTGGCCTCGTTGGCGGAAGCCCTTGGGCCCGAAGCGGCTCCGCTGTGCATCGTGCCCATCCCGCTCCCGCAAACCGTCAGGCACATTGGCATGGCCTGGCGATCGGAAGGAGAAACCGCCGCCGACCTGACGAGCCTCCTGGATGTGCTGCAGGGCACATATGCCGCCGCAAAACCCGGCCCAAAAAAATGGCTGCACCGCAGTGCAGCCATAACCCCGATCTCCATGTCCCAGTCAGGTGCTGGCCAGGCGCTTTCCCTGGCATACACAGGCGCCAAGCCGTGA
- a CDS encoding DUF4377 domain-containing protein, which produces MKHLYTHSRTIRTAAYTLGASSMALLMLAGCAATTSAPQSKTPSTVTTAPASLPASTLPGYHWQLTRATDAQGRTQSHWQLPAEATSGQSIQLDFSRDGMISVKNLCNQLNGRYTIDGSRMQVDQMVSTLRACSSQALMELERRVATKVPQLASWQVPSSADQAEPVLQLTFKDGTRWELQGEPTPATLYGSEGVREFLEVAPQRERCVGVAPMQCLKVRKVQYDSRGLKTQEGPWELFYSDIQGYRHEAGVRNVLRVQRYERRNVPADASKYVYVLDMVVESEIVKPR; this is translated from the coding sequence GTGAAACACCTGTACACACACTCCCGCACCATCCGAACCGCCGCCTACACGCTGGGCGCGAGCAGCATGGCATTGCTGATGCTCGCAGGCTGCGCGGCCACCACCTCTGCTCCGCAATCCAAGACCCCATCCACCGTGACCACTGCCCCTGCTTCCCTGCCTGCCAGCACCTTGCCCGGCTACCACTGGCAGCTGACACGTGCCACCGACGCCCAAGGCCGCACCCAATCCCACTGGCAGCTGCCAGCCGAAGCCACGTCAGGCCAGAGCATCCAGCTGGACTTCAGCCGGGACGGCATGATCAGCGTGAAAAACCTGTGCAACCAGCTCAATGGTCGCTACACCATTGATGGCAGCCGCATGCAGGTGGACCAGATGGTCTCCACCCTGCGCGCCTGTTCCAGCCAGGCCCTGATGGAGCTGGAACGCCGCGTGGCCACCAAGGTGCCGCAGCTGGCGTCCTGGCAAGTGCCTTCCTCCGCCGACCAGGCAGAGCCCGTGCTGCAGCTGACGTTCAAGGATGGCACCCGCTGGGAGCTGCAAGGCGAGCCCACACCGGCCACGCTGTACGGCAGCGAAGGCGTGCGCGAGTTTCTGGAAGTGGCCCCCCAGCGCGAACGCTGCGTGGGTGTGGCACCCATGCAGTGCCTGAAGGTGCGCAAGGTGCAATACGACAGCCGTGGCCTGAAGACGCAGGAAGGCCCATGGGAGCTGTTCTACAGCGATATCCAGGGCTATCGCCATGAAGCTGGCGTGCGCAACGTGCTGCGCGTGCAGCGCTATGAGCGCCGCAATGTGCCGGCCGATGCCTCCAAATATGTCTACGTGCTGGACATGGTGGTGGAATCCGAAATCGTCAAACCCCGCTGA
- a CDS encoding DUF2242 domain-containing protein: MSVVMAALLLSGCGGSSNLQTLPPQESFASAATFSRMFDARVEQTCEAARRALLSQGYIIDTSRKDLVEGNKNFQPDAERHLQMHIRVVCAPESADGSLSVGFVTAVQDSYALRKASNSASLGVSAFGSLSLPFSAGHDSMIKVGSETIQSERFYESFFELMRRYLMVDVVEQSASTEVSKKAAP; the protein is encoded by the coding sequence ATGTCGGTGGTCATGGCAGCGCTGCTGCTGTCGGGCTGCGGCGGTAGTAGCAATCTGCAGACCTTGCCGCCACAAGAGAGTTTTGCGTCGGCGGCGACGTTCTCGCGCATGTTCGATGCCCGGGTGGAGCAAACCTGTGAAGCCGCGCGGCGTGCGCTGCTCAGCCAGGGCTACATCATCGACACCAGCCGCAAGGATCTGGTGGAGGGCAACAAGAACTTCCAGCCGGATGCCGAGCGCCATCTGCAAATGCATATTCGCGTGGTGTGTGCGCCCGAGTCGGCCGATGGCTCGCTCAGCGTGGGCTTTGTCACGGCCGTGCAGGACTCTTATGCCCTGCGCAAGGCCAGCAATTCGGCCAGCTTGGGTGTGAGTGCCTTCGGCTCCTTGTCGCTGCCGTTCTCTGCGGGGCATGACTCCATGATCAAAGTGGGCAGCGAAACCATCCAGTCCGAACGCTTTTATGAAAGCTTTTTCGAGCTGATGCGCCGCTATCTGATGGTGGATGTGGTGGAGCAGTCCGCCAGCACGGAAGTCAGCAAAAAAGCGGCACCTTGA
- a CDS encoding peptidoglycan DD-metalloendopeptidase family protein — MDRFAFPHAPLRAGPQPLSPNRRQLLQWASLGLLAAAPWQARAAGDERIWPKDSRVPGGVACLSLGPAAQRPQVLAGDVPVLVVGDMIEWTALIGIPLSTPPGTHSVQVQADSKARTLSYQVQNKQYAEQRLKVAPKTVDLAPDDQARYEREHAHQQGIMARFSTPLPEGTLRMQQPVPGRRSSSFGLRRVFNGQARNPHSGMDIAAATGTPVAAPLPGTVVDVGDYFFNGGTVWLDHGGGLLSMYCHLSRMDCQVGDVLRTGDRFCKVGATGRVTGPHLHWGVLLNRSMVDPALFLG, encoded by the coding sequence TGGACCGCTTTGCTTTTCCCCATGCCCCGCTGCGGGCAGGACCACAGCCTCTCTCTCCCAACCGCCGGCAGTTGCTGCAGTGGGCCAGCCTCGGCCTGCTGGCAGCTGCGCCCTGGCAGGCCCGCGCGGCGGGGGATGAGCGCATCTGGCCAAAAGACAGCCGCGTGCCCGGCGGGGTGGCCTGCCTCTCGCTGGGGCCGGCTGCACAGCGCCCCCAGGTTCTGGCGGGCGATGTGCCCGTGCTGGTGGTGGGAGACATGATCGAGTGGACCGCCCTGATCGGCATTCCCCTGTCGACCCCGCCAGGCACCCACAGCGTGCAGGTACAAGCAGACAGCAAGGCCCGCACCTTGAGCTACCAGGTACAGAACAAGCAATACGCCGAGCAGCGCTTGAAGGTGGCGCCCAAAACCGTGGACCTGGCACCCGATGACCAAGCCCGCTATGAGCGCGAGCATGCCCACCAGCAAGGCATCATGGCGCGCTTTAGCACGCCCCTACCGGAGGGGACGCTGCGCATGCAGCAACCGGTTCCGGGCCGTCGCAGCAGCAGCTTTGGGCTGCGCCGCGTCTTCAACGGCCAGGCCCGCAACCCGCACAGCGGCATGGACATTGCCGCCGCCACGGGCACGCCAGTGGCCGCGCCCTTGCCGGGTACGGTGGTCGATGTGGGCGATTATTTCTTCAACGGCGGCACGGTCTGGCTCGACCATGGGGGTGGGCTGCTCAGCATGTACTGCCACCTCAGCCGCATGGACTGCCAAGTGGGCGATGTGCTGCGCACCGGCGACCGCTTTTGCAAAGTGGGCGCTACCGGCCGGGTGACCGGCCCCCATCTGCACTGGGGGGTGCTGCTGAACCGCAGCATGGTGGACCCAGCTTTGTTCCTGGGCTGA